CACTGCTTTTAAGCTCAGGTTTGTTTATGATGATGTCGGAGATTATTCTTTCGGAGTTGCCGTAGATAATGTGACGATTACAGGTGGGGTTTTAGCAACCTCAGAGGTTGTACATGCTGATCGTATAAATGTATACCCAAACCCGGTAAGAGATAATATTCATATTAAACTGGACTCTCAAAATAAGCTCGAAAAAGTCAGTGTTGTTGATATGTCCGGGAAACTTATTAAAACGTTTGATAAGGAATCCGACGCATATGATCTATCGGATATACCTAAGGGCAGTTATATTATTATAGTTAAAAATAATAATAAAGAAGTTCTGAAGAAGAAGATCATCAAGAAATAGCAAATAGTAAATTTATTATACAAAAAACCTTATAGGGCGTCCTATAAGGTTTTCTATATTTTCAAAAGAAATAATCTTATAAATTCGGTTTCCAGTCAACAACTGCTCTGATGAATGCCTCAGCATTTTCAACAGGAACATTCGGTAGAATTCCGTGGCCTAAGTTGGCAATATATCTGTCTTTTCCGAAACGGTTGATCATTTCATTCACCATTTTCTTGATCGTTTCAGGAGTTGAGTGAAGTCTTGCAGGGTCAAAATTCCCCTGTAGAGTCATTGTATGGTTTGTCAGTGTTCTTGCAAATTCGGGCTTAATAGTCCAGTCTACACCAAGAGCAGAAGCTTTAGACATGGTCATATCTTCCAATGCAAACCAACATCCTTTTCCAAATACCACTACATGGGTAAGCGGGCTTAGGGCTTCAACAATCTGGTTGATGTATTGCCATGAGAATTCCTGATAATCTGTAGGAGAAAGCATTCCTCCCCATGAATCAAAAATCTGTACTGCAGAAACTCCTTTTTCTACTTTTCTCTTTAAATAAGCAATCGTAGTATCTGTAATTTTTTGCAGTAATAAATGAGCAGCTTCAGGCTGTTGGAAACAGAAAGATTTTGCGATATCAAATGCCTTGCTTCCTTTTCCTTCTACACAATAACAAAGGATAGTCCATGGAGAACCTGCAAAACCGATCAATGGAATGTCATTGTTCAGTTTCTGAAGAGTAAGTTCAATAGCATCAAAAACGTAGCCTAAAGTATCATTCACATCCGGAGTTTCAATATTTTGAACCTGTTCCATTGTTCTGATAGGAGTATCTAACCATGGTCCAACAGATTCTTTCATTTTGAAGTCAATCCCCATTGCCTGTGGAACTACCAGGATATCAGAAAACAGAATCGCTGCATCCAGAGGAAATCTGCGGATAGGCTGTAGAGTAATCTCAGCCGCAAGTTCAGGGGTCTGACATCTTGTAAAGAAATCATACTGATCTCTCAAGGCAATGAATTCCGGCAGATATCTTCCAGCCTGCCTCATCATCCAGACAGGAGGTCTTTCAACGGTTTCTCCGCGAAGTGCTTTTAAATATAGGTCGTTTTTTATCATAATCTATTAAAACTAATATTACCGGCAATATTTCGGTAACAAATATGCTAAATTCTACTTCTGATTTCTCTTCTTATCAGTTCAAAAATCGAAGTCAGTGTATTTTCTTCAGAAGTAAAAATTTCTTCCTGTGTGTAATTTCTTAACTCACCGGAAGTGGTTTCACCAATTGAAAAAAGCTTCATATTGTCAAATGAATTTCGTTTTGCAAAACTACGAACTCCGCTCGGACTAAAAAATACCGCAGCATGATATTTTTCATTTATTAAAGGATGAGTTTCCTCAGTGTTATATATCGTAACTTTTTTGTACTTAATGTTTTGTAAGGGAAGTTCCTTATCCAGAACGTTTATGGCAAGGTTGCCGCAGAAATGAAGAAATTGCTCATGCTGGCATTTTCCGATAATGAACCGGGAAAGAGTATCAGCATTTTTCAAAACCTTAAATGTTCCGAAGCCGTGTTTCCTTAATTCTCTCTTCGTTTTTTCACCAACACAATAGATTTTATTGTAATTCTTGGCTGTAAAATCCTCATTAGGCTTAAATCTGTTTTTAAAAAATGAAATGACTCCATTAACACTTGTAAAAATCAATGAGTAATTTTTCAGATCAAAAGGATTGATGATAATGGGTTTGGTCTTAATTACCTCTACACAGTCAGCCAGAATATCCTCTCCTAATTCTTTGGATATAATCGTCTGGTCTATATTTTTGGTAAATAAGATTTTCATGTCTGTAAAATTAAGAAGATGAAAAAGTGTGGCTAAAGGAATTTAAATCTGAAATATCAGATCTGGCTTTTGATTTCTGCCATTAATTCTTTTCCTCCGTTTTCAAGAACAACTTTTGCAAACTTTTCTCCAAAATTTTCTGTTGGAGTATACACAAAGTTTTCATCCACAGCAATGCAGTTTTTCCCATCCAAAGAGCAAAGTGCTGCCTTGAAGCGGATCTGATCCCCGATGATTTCTGCAAAAGCTCCGATAGGGGCAGTACAGCCTCCTTCCAAAGTGCTTAAGAAGTTTCTTTCAATCTCTACGCAGATTTGGGTCGGATTGTGGTTGATCTGGCGTACGATCTCGTTGATTTCAGGTTTGTCAGTATGTCCTGCTACGGAAATTACCCCTTGCGATGGAGCTGAAATCATTAATGGAAGCATTTCGTAATCGATTTCCATTTTCATTCTTTTGATACCTGCCAAAGACAGAATGGTAGCATCAAAATCTCCGTCTTCCAGTTTTTGAAGTCTGGTTTGAATATTTCCTCGGATATCCGAAAAATCAGTAGTCGGATAATTTCTCAGCCAGAAAGCTCTTCTTCTCAAGCTGCTGGTAGCCAGTTTAAGCTCGTGGAATTCTTTATTCCTTGCAGATTCTTTTCTGATCAGGATGTCCTGTGGGTAATCTCTTTCAAGATAAGCGATCATCTCAATATTTTGAGGCAATTGAGTAGGAACGTCTTTTAAAGAATGTACGGCAATATCAATTTCGTCATTCAATAAGGCAATATCAAGGTCTCTTGTGAAAACCCCGGTGATTCCTAAAGAATATAAAGGTTGATTGAGATTCTTATCGCCAGAAGAAACGATAGGAACAATCTCCGTTAAATAATTGTTGTTTTGAAGGTGCCTTGCAACCTCTCTAGCCTGCCAAAGTGCAAGTGCGGAATTTCTCGTTCCGATTCTAATGCTTTTCATTGAATTCGTTGTTTGGTTGTTCAACTAATATTTCGTGCATTAATTTACTAATTTCTTCGGCTTTTAAGGGATTATCGATGATATATTTTGCAAAACGGTTGGTGATTTTCTGGATCATTTTGTCAGAAAGTTCCATGTCCGTGATGTTTATGTATTTATTCTTTTTATAAAAATTATGCATTTCATTGCGTTCCATGTTCTTTAGAACGGCTTTGAAATGGTGGATATTCGGTGCCAGCTTTCTCTTTTTCTCCCATTCAATAAAGTCTTTCATCAGTTCCTTGATAATTTTTTCAGCTTTCGGGATTTCTCTTTCACGCTGTTGAATCGTTTCCTGGATCTGTTTTGAAAGCTCATCCACATCAATCAATGTTACGTTCTCGTTTTCGGTAACATTCTTTTCGACGTTGTGCGGAATAGAAAGATCAATGACCAGTGTTTCTTTTCCGTTCGGGAAATGAGACTGGTTGACAATAGGATGTTTGGCTCCTGTTGCCACAATAAGGATATCGGTGTTTTTTAATTCCTTGTCAAAATCAGAATAATCAACATGAGGAATATTGTATTTCTGGGAAATCTTTTCAGCTTTCTCCTGAGTTCTGTTCGCAATTTTAATTTTCGGTTGAAAGACATGCTTTACCAGATTTTCAACAGTGTTCTGTCCAATCTCACCTACTCCCAAAAGAAGAATGTTCTTTTCAGCAATCCTTTTCTGATTGTTTAAAATATAATGAACTGCTGCATAGGAAACAGAAGCTGCACCATTGGAAATGCCGGTTTCATTTTTTATTCTTTTCGAGATTTGAATAGCTGCATTGATGGCTCTTTCAAGATAAG
The window above is part of the Chryseobacterium sp. MA9 genome. Proteins encoded here:
- a CDS encoding T9SS type A sorting domain-containing protein, yielding MLTYATASNINLTPYANTAFKLRFVYDDVGDYSFGVAVDNVTITGGVLATSEVVHADRINVYPNPVRDNIHIKLDSQNKLEKVSVVDMSGKLIKTFDKESDAYDLSDIPKGSYIIIVKNNNKEVLKKKIIKK
- the hemE gene encoding uroporphyrinogen decarboxylase; amino-acid sequence: MIKNDLYLKALRGETVERPPVWMMRQAGRYLPEFIALRDQYDFFTRCQTPELAAEITLQPIRRFPLDAAILFSDILVVPQAMGIDFKMKESVGPWLDTPIRTMEQVQNIETPDVNDTLGYVFDAIELTLQKLNNDIPLIGFAGSPWTILCYCVEGKGSKAFDIAKSFCFQQPEAAHLLLQKITDTTIAYLKRKVEKGVSAVQIFDSWGGMLSPTDYQEFSWQYINQIVEALSPLTHVVVFGKGCWFALEDMTMSKASALGVDWTIKPEFARTLTNHTMTLQGNFDPARLHSTPETIKKMVNEMINRFGKDRYIANLGHGILPNVPVENAEAFIRAVVDWKPNL
- a CDS encoding uroporphyrinogen-III synthase, whose product is MKILFTKNIDQTIISKELGEDILADCVEVIKTKPIIINPFDLKNYSLIFTSVNGVISFFKNRFKPNEDFTAKNYNKIYCVGEKTKRELRKHGFGTFKVLKNADTLSRFIIGKCQHEQFLHFCGNLAINVLDKELPLQNIKYKKVTIYNTEETHPLINEKYHAAVFFSPSGVRSFAKRNSFDNMKLFSIGETTSGELRNYTQEEIFTSEENTLTSIFELIRREIRSRI
- the hemC gene encoding hydroxymethylbilane synthase, translating into MKSIRIGTRNSALALWQAREVARHLQNNNYLTEIVPIVSSGDKNLNQPLYSLGITGVFTRDLDIALLNDEIDIAVHSLKDVPTQLPQNIEMIAYLERDYPQDILIRKESARNKEFHELKLATSSLRRRAFWLRNYPTTDFSDIRGNIQTRLQKLEDGDFDATILSLAGIKRMKMEIDYEMLPLMISAPSQGVISVAGHTDKPEINEIVRQINHNPTQICVEIERNFLSTLEGGCTAPIGAFAEIIGDQIRFKAALCSLDGKNCIAVDENFVYTPTENFGEKFAKVVLENGGKELMAEIKSQI
- the hemA gene encoding glutamyl-tRNA reductase; the encoded protein is MLQYSNIHRTSNFAVLSISYEKADVETRGKFAFFDENIKNFVSRVHQEDLGDAFVVSTCNRTEIYTTSPNYLLVAEEYCKTIGVHLTDFLQFANILTKEEALIHLFRVAAGLESQIIGDFEIIGQIKKAYSRFKKERQNSNPYLERAINAAIQISKRIKNETGISNGAASVSYAAVHYILNNQKRIAEKNILLLGVGEIGQNTVENLVKHVFQPKIKIANRTQEKAEKISQKYNIPHVDYSDFDKELKNTDILIVATGAKHPIVNQSHFPNGKETLVIDLSIPHNVEKNVTENENVTLIDVDELSKQIQETIQQREREIPKAEKIIKELMKDFIEWEKKRKLAPNIHHFKAVLKNMERNEMHNFYKKNKYINITDMELSDKMIQKITNRFAKYIIDNPLKAEEISKLMHEILVEQPNNEFNEKH